The following are from one region of the Anomaloglossus baeobatrachus isolate aAnoBae1 chromosome 1, aAnoBae1.hap1, whole genome shotgun sequence genome:
- the LOC142243552 gene encoding ciliary microtubule inner protein 2B-like, whose product MPIILPQLPESLFSSYDPQYVPGYTSFSPKLRSKLGEVYGNATLRSANYEPGLKKFGDNHIPSFNMDLSGTVSNIPTCDAENWNNKHGYFHPSSGRYLFTKTNHTYDGNPQISSAIRAIEETKYELSSPAKCASSERDRWAPLRDSTPRERSKSYERTEQTGEMSGLPSYRNEKMKKIVKDDFAEKNTLTKLSDTNAYLQKRQGKCIYRTNSGLLPNYSGYTPGQMFSIGSTWGRSSVNAIGKLHEQPFQWTSLF is encoded by the exons TTACACAAGTTTTAGTCCAAAACTCCGCAGTAAACTTGGTGAAGTATATGGCAATGCTACTCTAAGATCAGCCAACTATGAACCTGGCCTTAAGAAATTTGGAGACAATCACATTCCTTCCTTTAATATGGACTTGAGTGGAACAGTTTCTAATATTCCAACATGCGATGCTGAAAATTGGAACAATAAGCACG GATATTTTCATCCATCAAGTGGGAGGTATCTTTTTACTAAAACAAACCACACTTATGATGGAAATCCTCAGATCTCATCTGCAATAAGAGCCATAGAGGAAACAAAGTATGAGCTGAGTTCTCCAGCAAAGTGTGCTTCATCTGAGAGGGACAGATGGGCGCCCCTGAGAGACAGTACTCCAAGAGAGAGGTCAAAGTCTTATGAAAGAACTGAGCAG ACAGGTGAAATGTCTGGCCTTCCTTCTTATAGAAATGAGAAGATGAAAAAAATTGTCAAAGACGATTTTGCAGAAAAAAACACACTTACGAAGCTATCTGATACTAATGCCTATCTACAGAAAAGACAAGGAAAATGCATATACAGAACCAACAGTGGTCTCCTCCCTAACTATTCCGGATACACTCCCG GACAAATGTTTTCTATTGGGTCCACATGGGGCAGGAGCAGCGTAAATGCCATAGGAAAGCTGCATGAGCAACCATTCCAATGGACATCTCTCTTCTGA